One Acidobacteriota bacterium DNA window includes the following coding sequences:
- a CDS encoding HypC/HybG/HupF family hydrogenase formation chaperone: protein MTWRKSIMCLAVPAKITRIEAPAQGTASYMGSEVKVNLCLVPQARRGDWVIIHAGFAISVLDAKEARETLRLFKELAAACPDEGA from the coding sequence ATGACCTGGAGAAAATCGATCATGTGCCTCGCCGTGCCCGCCAAGATCACCCGGATCGAGGCCCCTGCCCAGGGGACGGCCAGCTATATGGGCAGCGAGGTCAAGGTCAATCTCTGCCTCGTCCCGCAGGCCCGGCGGGGCGACTGGGTCATCATCCACGCCGGCTTCGCGATCTCGGTCCTGGACGCGAAGGAGGCCCGCGAAACCCTCCGCCTCTTCAAGGAGCTGGCCGCGGCCTGCCCCGATGAAGGAGCTTAG
- the hypD gene encoding hydrogenase formation protein HypD, which produces MKELRNPAALKALLGDIGDKARLLPRPPRLMEVCGTHTMALFRSGLTPMLAEAGVEMVSGPGCPVCITPNAIHEAAIAFVTGIEGVTLAAFGDMTRVPTRKGPLQAAVPARGSRLRIVYSPEEALEEARRGPDRPVVFYGAGFETTIPAIAYTVRQAAAEGLRNYSVLPALWLVPPALRAILEAGDAAVDGFIYPGHVSAVIGAGPYEFVAREFGIPGAIAGFEPGDILLAIRSVLEQALEGRPRVALEYSRAIGREGNPVARALMAEVFEPYDACWRGLGLIPSSGLRFRPEFAGFDAGRRFGLRTEAPDGGLDLAGCRCGDVLRGVIRPEGCGLFGKKCRPDSPLGPCMVSYEGSCLIHYKYGPERRGGR; this is translated from the coding sequence ATGAAGGAGCTTAGGAACCCTGCCGCCCTGAAAGCCCTGCTCGGGGACATCGGGGACAAGGCCCGCCTGCTGCCTAGGCCGCCGCGCCTGATGGAGGTCTGCGGCACCCACACGATGGCCCTCTTCAGGAGCGGCCTGACCCCCATGCTGGCCGAGGCGGGGGTAGAGATGGTCTCGGGGCCGGGCTGCCCCGTGTGCATCACCCCGAACGCGATCCACGAGGCGGCCATAGCCTTCGTAACGGGCATCGAGGGCGTCACCCTGGCCGCCTTCGGCGACATGACCCGCGTCCCGACCCGGAAGGGCCCGCTGCAGGCGGCGGTGCCGGCCCGCGGTTCGCGCCTGAGGATCGTCTACTCCCCCGAGGAGGCCCTGGAGGAGGCCCGGCGCGGCCCGGACCGGCCCGTGGTTTTCTACGGGGCCGGGTTCGAGACGACCATCCCCGCGATCGCCTACACGGTCCGGCAGGCCGCGGCCGAGGGGCTGAGGAACTACTCGGTGCTGCCGGCCCTGTGGCTCGTCCCGCCGGCCCTGAGGGCCATACTCGAGGCCGGCGACGCGGCCGTCGACGGGTTCATCTACCCCGGCCACGTCAGCGCCGTCATCGGCGCCGGACCTTATGAGTTCGTGGCCCGCGAGTTCGGCATCCCGGGCGCCATCGCCGGGTTCGAGCCGGGCGACATCCTGCTGGCCATCCGCTCGGTCCTGGAGCAGGCCCTCGAGGGCCGGCCGCGCGTCGCCCTCGAGTATTCGCGGGCCATCGGCCGGGAGGGCAACCCCGTGGCCCGGGCCCTGATGGCCGAGGTCTTTGAGCCGTACGACGCCTGTTGGCGCGGGCTGGGCCTGATCCCGTCGAGCGGCCTCCGCTTCCGGCCGGAATTCGCCGGCTTCGACGCCGGGCGCCGCTTCGGCCTGCGGACCGAGGCGCCGGACGGCGGGCTGGACCTGGCCGGGTGCCGGTGCGGGGACGTGCTGCGCGGCGTCATCCGGCCCGAGGGCTGCGGCTTGTTCGGAAAGAAGTGCCGGCCCGATTCCCCGCTGGGGCCGTGCATGGTGTCGTACGAGGGTTCCTGCCTCATCCACTACAAGTACGGTCCGGAGAGGAGGGGCGGCCGGTGA
- the ispG gene encoding flavodoxin-dependent (E)-4-hydroxy-3-methylbut-2-enyl-diphosphate synthase, whose amino-acid sequence MFPRRTTRLIRVGPVAVGGGAPVAVQAMTKTDTRDVRATVAQIKRLEKAGAEIVRLAVPDRAAAAALGEIRRRVRAPLVADIHFDHRLALAALDAGVDGLRLNPGNIGSAGKVREVVRAAAGRGVPIRIGVNSGSLEKDILARAGGATAAAMAESALRHVRLLEDLDFRLIKISLKASDVPRTLEAYRLLAAKVDYPFHAGITESGRLLAGSVKSSAGLALLLAEGLADTIRVSLTAPPEKEVFVAWQILQTLGLRKRGGVFVSCPTCGRSETDMMKAAGRVEKAVLALSVPLTVAVMGCTVNGPGEAKEADIGLACGRDGGVIFRGGKVLRKVPASRMADELIAEVRKLASSRR is encoded by the coding sequence ATGTTCCCGCGGCGGACGACTCGCCTCATCAGGGTCGGTCCGGTGGCCGTCGGCGGCGGCGCTCCGGTCGCCGTCCAGGCCATGACCAAAACGGACACCCGGGACGTCCGGGCCACGGTCGCCCAGATCAAGCGGCTGGAGAAGGCCGGGGCCGAGATCGTCCGCCTGGCCGTGCCCGACCGGGCGGCGGCCGCCGCGCTGGGCGAGATACGGCGGCGCGTCCGCGCGCCCCTCGTCGCCGACATCCACTTCGATCACCGGCTGGCGCTGGCCGCTCTCGACGCGGGCGTCGACGGCCTGCGCCTCAATCCGGGCAACATCGGCTCGGCCGGCAAGGTCCGCGAGGTCGTGCGGGCCGCGGCCGGGCGCGGCGTGCCCATCCGGATCGGCGTGAATTCCGGCTCGCTCGAGAAGGACATCCTGGCCCGGGCCGGCGGCGCGACCGCGGCGGCCATGGCCGAGAGCGCCCTGCGGCACGTGCGGCTGCTCGAGGACCTGGATTTCCGCCTGATCAAGATCTCCCTCAAGGCCTCCGACGTCCCCCGGACGCTCGAGGCCTACCGGCTGCTGGCGGCCAAGGTGGATTACCCCTTCCACGCCGGCATCACCGAGTCGGGCCGGCTGCTGGCCGGGAGCGTCAAGTCCTCGGCCGGTCTGGCCCTTCTCCTGGCCGAGGGGCTGGCCGACACCATCCGGGTCTCGCTGACGGCCCCGCCGGAGAAAGAGGTCTTTGTGGCCTGGCAGATCCTCCAGACCCTGGGCCTGCGGAAGAGGGGGGGGGTCTTCGTCTCCTGCCCGACCTGCGGCCGCTCGGAGACCGACATGATGAAGGCGGCCGGGCGCGTCGAGAAGGCCGTCCTGGCGCTTTCCGTGCCGCTGACCGTGGCGGTCATGGGCTGCACGGTCAACGGCCCGGGCGAGGCCAAGGAAGCCGACATCGGCTTGGCCTGCGGCCGAGACGGCGGGGTGATCTTCAGGGGAGGGAAGGTCCTCCGGAAGGTCCCGGCGTCCCGGATGGCCGACGAGCTCATCGCCGAAGTCAGAAAGCTCGCCTCCTCCCGCCGCTGA
- the dxr gene encoding 1-deoxy-D-xylulose-5-phosphate reductoisomerase translates to MGQTTKAIALLGSTGSIGASVLDVVDRLEGRFRIAALAAGANIPRLAAQVEKYRPSLVSVGDRRDAGTIRSLAAGRWRMKVVHGPEGAAEAARAEGADIVVSAITGMSGFGPTLAAVRAGRRVALANKESLVVGGAVIRREAARSGAVIVPVDSEHSGVFQCLAGTKRRQVRRVILTASGGPFLKANLAGLGRKTVEEALCHPRWRMGKKVTIDSATLMNKGLELIEARWLFDLDPSELDVLIHPQSAVHALVEMKDGSVLAQLGATDMRLPVQYALTWPGRLDSGLPGLDLAAVGRLEFRRVDERRFPLFGLARRALQAGESWPVALNAANEVAVAAFLEKKILFGGIAAVIGAVMDGHRARPADSVEEIIDIDQEARREARRRLAQR, encoded by the coding sequence TTGGGACAGACGACCAAGGCCATCGCCCTGCTCGGCTCGACCGGGTCGATCGGCGCGTCCGTCCTCGACGTCGTCGACCGCCTGGAGGGCCGCTTCCGGATCGCCGCCCTGGCCGCCGGGGCCAACATCCCCCGCCTGGCCGCCCAGGTGGAAAAGTACCGCCCGTCACTTGTTTCCGTCGGGGACCGGCGCGACGCCGGGACGATCCGCTCCCTGGCGGCGGGACGCTGGCGGATGAAGGTCGTCCACGGCCCGGAGGGGGCCGCCGAGGCCGCCCGGGCCGAGGGCGCCGACATCGTCGTCTCGGCCATCACCGGCATGAGCGGCTTCGGCCCGACGCTCGCGGCGGTCCGGGCCGGCCGCCGCGTCGCCCTGGCCAACAAGGAGTCCCTGGTCGTCGGCGGCGCCGTGATCCGGCGCGAAGCCGCGCGCTCGGGGGCGGTGATCGTCCCCGTCGACAGCGAGCACAGCGGCGTTTTCCAGTGCCTGGCCGGGACGAAGCGGCGCCAGGTCCGCCGGGTCATCCTGACGGCCTCGGGCGGGCCGTTCCTGAAGGCCAACCTGGCCGGGCTCGGCCGGAAGACCGTCGAGGAGGCCCTCTGCCACCCCCGCTGGCGCATGGGGAAGAAGGTGACGATCGACTCGGCCACGCTGATGAACAAGGGGCTCGAGCTCATCGAGGCCCGCTGGCTCTTCGACCTCGACCCGTCCGAGCTCGACGTCCTCATCCACCCCCAGAGCGCGGTCCATGCCCTGGTGGAGATGAAGGACGGCTCGGTCCTGGCCCAGCTCGGGGCCACGGACATGCGCCTGCCCGTCCAATACGCCCTGACCTGGCCCGGGCGGCTGGATTCCGGCCTGCCCGGGCTCGACCTGGCCGCGGTCGGGCGCCTGGAATTCAGGCGGGTCGACGAGCGCCGCTTCCCTCTCTTCGGGCTGGCCCGCCGGGCCCTCCAGGCGGGGGAGAGCTGGCCCGTGGCCCTAAACGCGGCCAACGAGGTCGCCGTCGCGGCCTTCCTCGAGAAAAAGATCCTCTTCGGCGGGATCGCCGCCGTCATCGGCGCCGTCATGGACGGGCACCGGGCCCGCCCGGCCGATTCCGTCGAGGAGATAATCGACATCGATCAGGAGGCGCGGCGCGAAGCCCGCCGCCGCCTCGCGCAGAGGTAG
- a CDS encoding SDR family oxidoreductase: protein MAKYLVTGGAGFIGSHIAEALVMRGDEVRVLDDFSTGKRENLAAVAGRIEFIEGDIRDLAACRRAAAGVRTVFHEAALVSVVRSVADPLLNDAINVRGTLNMLVAAKDAGVRSFVMASSSAVYGDDPATAKVEGREGKPLSPYGVSKLVGEKYGQVFHALHGLDAVALRYFNVFGPRQDPHSEYSAVIPLFIARMLRGERPTIYGDGEQSRDFVYVGDVVRANLAAADSAAAAGQAINVACGAGTTVNGLMAALNGALGTRIEAAYAPPRPGDILHSTADISKAGRLMGFAPGMSFADGLKETVAWYRKRS from the coding sequence ATGGCTAAATACCTGGTCACCGGCGGGGCGGGCTTCATCGGCTCGCACATCGCCGAAGCCCTCGTCATGAGAGGCGACGAGGTCCGCGTCCTGGACGATTTCTCGACGGGCAAGAGGGAGAACCTGGCGGCGGTCGCCGGGCGGATCGAGTTCATCGAGGGCGACATCCGGGACCTCGCGGCCTGCCGCCGGGCCGCGGCCGGCGTCCGGACGGTCTTCCACGAAGCCGCCCTGGTCTCCGTTGTGCGCTCGGTCGCGGACCCTCTCCTCAACGACGCCATCAATGTCCGGGGCACGCTGAACATGCTGGTCGCCGCGAAGGACGCCGGCGTGCGCAGCTTCGTCATGGCCTCGTCCTCGGCCGTCTATGGCGACGACCCGGCGACGGCCAAGGTCGAGGGCCGGGAGGGGAAGCCGCTCTCGCCCTACGGGGTCAGCAAGCTCGTCGGCGAGAAGTACGGCCAGGTCTTTCACGCTCTCCACGGCCTCGACGCCGTCGCCCTGCGCTATTTCAATGTCTTCGGGCCGCGCCAGGATCCGCACTCCGAGTACTCGGCCGTCATCCCGCTGTTCATCGCCAGGATGCTCCGGGGCGAGCGCCCGACGATCTACGGCGACGGCGAGCAGTCCCGCGATTTCGTCTATGTCGGCGACGTCGTCCGGGCCAACCTGGCCGCGGCCGATTCGGCCGCCGCGGCCGGCCAGGCCATCAACGTGGCCTGCGGCGCCGGGACCACGGTCAACGGGCTCATGGCGGCCCTGAACGGGGCCCTCGGCACCCGGATCGAAGCGGCCTACGCGCCGCCGCGGCCGGGCGATATCCTGCATTCGACGGCCGATATCTCGAAGGCGGGGCGCCTCATGGGATTCGCGCCCGGCATGTCCTTTGCCGACGGTCTCAAAGAGACCGTGGCCTGGTACAGGAAAAGGAGCTGA
- the hypE gene encoding hydrogenase expression/formation protein HypE has product MTKISLELGSGGRLMREFIAGKIVPAFADPLLRDLGDAALLPGGIAFTTDSYVVDPLFFPGGDIGRLAVNGTVNDLVVSGAEPRYLSLAFILEEGLEAEVLDRVIRSIRAAARAAGVRIVTGDTKVVRRGQGDKVFINTAGVGRSIARPRPDRIRRGDKIILTGTLGDHSLAVTMARGEFGLKSSVRSDCAPLLFLLPLWKRGALWMRDVTRGGLATVLSELAERLPCPVLIEEDKVPLSRPVRAAAELLGIDPLYMACEGKAVVVAPAAKAGELLRRMRAHPLGRRAAVIGEVQAGVGRPGELLLRTTVGGLRLLEPLTSELLPRIC; this is encoded by the coding sequence GTGACCAAGATCAGCCTGGAACTCGGCAGCGGCGGCCGGCTCATGCGGGAATTCATCGCCGGCAAGATCGTGCCGGCCTTCGCCGATCCCCTGCTCCGCGACCTCGGCGACGCGGCCCTGCTGCCCGGGGGCATCGCGTTCACAACGGACAGCTACGTCGTCGACCCGCTCTTCTTCCCCGGGGGGGACATAGGGCGGCTGGCCGTCAACGGCACGGTCAACGACCTCGTCGTGTCCGGCGCCGAGCCGCGATACCTGTCGCTGGCCTTCATCCTGGAAGAAGGGCTCGAAGCGGAAGTCCTCGACCGGGTCATCCGGTCCATCCGGGCCGCGGCCAGGGCGGCCGGCGTGCGGATCGTCACCGGGGACACGAAGGTCGTCCGGCGAGGCCAGGGCGACAAGGTCTTCATCAACACGGCCGGGGTGGGCCGGTCGATCGCCCGGCCCAGGCCGGACAGGATCCGGCGCGGGGACAAGATCATCCTGACCGGGACGCTGGGCGACCACAGCCTGGCCGTGACCATGGCCCGGGGGGAATTCGGCCTGAAGTCGAGCGTCCGGAGCGACTGCGCCCCGCTGCTCTTCCTGCTCCCGCTCTGGAAGCGGGGGGCCCTGTGGATGCGCGACGTCACCCGGGGCGGGCTGGCCACGGTGCTGTCCGAGCTGGCCGAGCGTCTCCCCTGTCCCGTCCTGATCGAAGAAGACAAGGTGCCGCTGTCGCGCCCGGTCCGGGCGGCCGCCGAGCTGCTGGGGATCGATCCCCTCTACATGGCCTGCGAAGGCAAGGCGGTCGTCGTGGCGCCGGCGGCGAAAGCCGGCGAGCTCCTGCGGCGGATGCGCGCCCATCCCCTCGGCCGGCGGGCGGCCGTCATCGGCGAGGTTCAGGCCGGCGTCGGCCGGCCCGGCGAACTTCTGCTGAGGACGACCGTCGGAGGGCTCCGCCTCCTCGAGCCCCTGACCTCCGAGCTCCTCCCCCGCATCTGTTAA
- the uppS gene encoding polyprenyl diphosphate synthase, producing MEKHLEEYFPPGTPEYALLAKLDLARVPRHVAVIMDGNGRWARQRGLARVEGHKAGAASVKEIAEACARLGVGWLTLFAFSSENWKRPRQEVGSLWRLLREHLGRDFDLLAGNDLRLRVIGRREGIPAAALRKVEKVEELTKDNRRMTVVFALNYGGRADIVDAARRIMAEGRIAAGELDEKAFGDHLSTAGIPDPDLLIRTSGEKRVSNFLLWQIAYTELYVSPVLWPDFRKGHLLEALLDYQGRERRFGDVGAPGNPPGKRTKPA from the coding sequence ATGGAGAAGCATCTCGAGGAGTATTTCCCGCCCGGGACCCCCGAATACGCCCTGTTGGCCAAGCTCGACCTCGCCCGCGTGCCCCGCCATGTCGCCGTCATCATGGACGGCAACGGCCGCTGGGCCCGGCAGCGCGGCCTGGCCCGGGTCGAGGGCCACAAGGCCGGCGCGGCCTCCGTCAAGGAGATCGCCGAAGCGTGCGCCCGCCTGGGCGTCGGCTGGCTGACCCTGTTCGCCTTTTCCAGCGAGAACTGGAAGCGGCCCCGCCAGGAGGTCGGCAGCCTCTGGCGCCTCCTCCGGGAGCATCTCGGCCGGGACTTCGATCTTCTCGCCGGGAACGACCTCCGGCTCCGGGTCATCGGCCGGCGCGAGGGCATCCCGGCCGCGGCCCTCAGGAAGGTCGAGAAGGTCGAGGAGCTGACGAAAGACAACCGCCGCATGACCGTCGTTTTCGCCCTCAACTACGGCGGCCGGGCCGATATCGTCGACGCGGCCCGCCGGATCATGGCCGAGGGGCGCATCGCGGCCGGCGAGCTCGACGAGAAGGCGTTCGGCGACCATCTCTCGACCGCGGGCATCCCCGACCCGGACCTCCTCATCAGGACGAGCGGCGAGAAGCGCGTCTCCAACTTCCTCCTCTGGCAGATCGCCTACACGGAGCTTTACGTCAGCCCGGTGCTCTGGCCGGATTTCCGCAAAGGACACCTTCTCGAGGCCCTGCTCGATTACCAGGGCAGGGAACGCCGGTTCGGGGACGTCGGCGCGCCCGGGAATCCGCCCGGCAAAAGGACCAAGCCCGCATGA
- a CDS encoding phosphatidate cytidylyltransferase, whose translation MNLIKRTLTAAVLLGAIFVMIQYAPDWAFYLFGVAFVAAAVHEFYVLTGKKDLQPKKILGTCLAILAFLPFYFRSIPLDAIMFAAIFLAGVYYVATVNDPEKLSAFPASFAVTLTGVLYIAFPLGFLFRIRLEQGPFYLYFLFAVVFLGDSGGFFIGKPFGRHKMTPTASPNKSWEGCVGGFLFAVAGAIVARYILFPQLPLATAILTAIAVDAAAQISDPLESLFKRAVGVKDSSNSLPGHGGYLDRIDSLILAGPLFYFIVRYLWK comes from the coding sequence ATGAACCTCATCAAGCGCACCCTCACCGCCGCCGTGCTGCTCGGGGCCATCTTCGTCATGATCCAGTACGCCCCGGATTGGGCCTTCTACCTGTTCGGCGTCGCCTTCGTCGCGGCCGCCGTGCACGAGTTCTACGTCCTGACCGGCAAGAAGGACCTGCAGCCCAAGAAAATCCTGGGAACGTGCCTGGCCATCCTGGCCTTCCTGCCGTTCTATTTCCGGTCCATTCCGCTCGACGCCATCATGTTCGCCGCCATCTTCCTGGCCGGCGTCTACTACGTGGCGACGGTCAACGACCCCGAAAAGCTGAGCGCCTTTCCCGCCTCGTTCGCCGTGACCCTGACCGGCGTCCTCTACATCGCCTTTCCCCTGGGATTCCTCTTCCGGATCAGGCTGGAACAGGGCCCGTTCTATCTCTATTTCCTCTTCGCCGTCGTGTTCCTCGGGGATTCAGGCGGCTTCTTCATCGGCAAGCCCTTCGGCCGGCACAAGATGACCCCGACCGCCAGCCCCAACAAGAGCTGGGAGGGGTGCGTCGGCGGATTCCTGTTCGCCGTGGCCGGGGCGATCGTGGCCCGGTACATCCTTTTCCCCCAGCTCCCCCTGGCGACCGCCATCCTGACGGCCATCGCCGTCGACGCCGCGGCCCAGATCAGCGACCCGCTCGAATCCCTCTTCAAGCGGGCCGTCGGCGTCAAGGACTCCTCCAACAGCTTGCCCGGCCACGGCGGCTACCTCGACCGGATCGACAGCCTGATCCTGGCCGGCCCGCTGTTCTATTTCATCGTCCGCTACCTCTGGAAGTAG
- a CDS encoding nucleotide sugar dehydrogenase has protein sequence MNPEASKLLGKIWSKQARIGVIGLGYVGLPLVKTFLQKGFRVTGFDLDQKKVDMLMRGKTYIRHISAAELKDFLGRKMFRATSDFRGLREVDAILICVPTPLDGHGAPDLSYVLNSTITVAENIRKGQLVVLESTTYPGTTDEEMLPILEAGGLKGGRDFFLAFSPEREDPGNKNFSTATTPKVVGGLTPDCLKLAKALYDQIIIRTVPVSSTKAAESTKLLENIFRSVNIALVNELKMIFDRMGIDVWEVIRAASSKPFGFMPFYPGPGLGGHCIPIDPFYLTWKAKEVDYQTKFIELAGEINTFMPYYVVEKTVDALNDRGKAIRNAKVVVLGLAYKKDIDDSRESPSLKIISLFKGRGAKVCYNDPYVPRVAGHREYPGLELDSVPLTKALLRKADAVVIATDHTAYDYDAVVKNAPLVVDTRNAIKRPRKNVVKA, from the coding sequence ATGAACCCTGAAGCTTCGAAGCTGCTCGGGAAGATCTGGTCGAAGCAAGCCCGCATCGGCGTCATCGGCCTCGGCTACGTCGGCCTGCCCCTGGTCAAGACCTTCCTCCAGAAGGGCTTCCGGGTCACCGGGTTCGACCTCGACCAGAAGAAGGTCGACATGCTCATGCGCGGCAAGACCTACATCCGCCACATCTCGGCGGCCGAGCTCAAGGACTTCCTCGGCCGGAAGATGTTCCGGGCCACCTCGGACTTCCGCGGCCTCCGCGAGGTCGATGCCATCCTGATCTGCGTGCCGACGCCGCTCGACGGCCATGGCGCGCCCGACCTGTCCTACGTCCTCAACTCGACCATCACCGTCGCCGAGAACATCCGCAAGGGCCAGCTCGTCGTCCTCGAGAGCACGACCTACCCCGGCACGACCGACGAGGAGATGCTGCCGATCCTGGAAGCCGGCGGGCTCAAGGGCGGCCGCGACTTCTTCCTGGCCTTCTCGCCCGAGCGCGAGGACCCGGGCAACAAGAACTTTTCCACGGCCACGACGCCCAAGGTCGTCGGCGGCCTGACCCCGGACTGCCTGAAGCTGGCCAAGGCCCTCTACGACCAGATCATCATCAGGACCGTGCCCGTCTCCTCGACCAAGGCGGCCGAATCGACGAAGCTCCTGGAGAACATCTTCCGGTCGGTCAACATCGCCCTGGTCAACGAGCTCAAGATGATCTTCGACCGCATGGGCATCGACGTCTGGGAGGTCATCCGGGCGGCGTCCTCCAAGCCCTTCGGCTTCATGCCCTTCTATCCCGGGCCGGGCCTGGGCGGGCACTGCATCCCCATCGACCCCTTCTACCTGACCTGGAAGGCCAAGGAGGTCGATTACCAGACTAAGTTCATCGAGCTCGCCGGCGAGATCAACACGTTCATGCCCTACTACGTGGTCGAGAAGACGGTCGACGCCCTGAACGACCGGGGAAAAGCGATCAGGAACGCCAAGGTCGTCGTCCTCGGCCTGGCCTACAAGAAGGACATCGACGATTCGCGCGAGTCGCCCTCCCTGAAGATCATCAGCCTGTTCAAGGGCCGCGGCGCCAAGGTCTGCTACAACGACCCTTACGTGCCGCGCGTCGCCGGGCACCGCGAATACCCGGGCCTCGAGCTCGATTCCGTGCCGCTGACGAAGGCGCTGCTCAGGAAGGCCGACGCCGTCGTCATCGCGACCGACCACACGGCCTACGACTACGACGCCGTCGTCAAGAACGCGCCGCTCGTCGTCGACACCAGGAACGCCATCAAGCGCCCGCGGAAGAACGTCGTCAAAGCTTGA
- a CDS encoding biopolymer transporter ExbD, which produces MGFSVSTTGKEKVRSEPNVVPLCDVLLVLLIIFMIVTPLIQKGVDVKLPPAQFTINMPENPDVVLAIKKDARDPKGFLLYVNQDKVTMDTLQNALEEAFLTVADKKLYLKADQELEYGNIVDLIDIIRGSGIEIVGIITEKKTEKGD; this is translated from the coding sequence ATGGGATTTTCAGTATCGACAACCGGTAAAGAGAAAGTCCGTTCCGAACCGAATGTCGTCCCTCTCTGTGACGTCCTGCTCGTCCTCCTCATCATCTTCATGATCGTGACGCCCCTGATCCAGAAGGGCGTCGACGTCAAGCTTCCTCCGGCCCAGTTCACCATCAACATGCCGGAGAACCCCGACGTCGTCCTGGCGATCAAGAAGGACGCGCGCGACCCCAAGGGTTTCCTCCTTTATGTCAACCAGGACAAGGTGACGATGGATACCTTGCAGAACGCGCTCGAAGAGGCTTTTCTGACGGTCGCCGACAAGAAGCTCTACCTCAAGGCTGATCAGGAACTCGAGTACGGCAACATCGTGGACCTCATCGACATCATCCGCGGGTCGGGCATCGAGATCGTCGGCATCATCACGGAGAAAAAGACGGAAAAGGGCGACTGA
- a CDS encoding site-2 protease family protein — protein sequence MANFLGTILAFVIVFFLVTFVHEFGHFIMARRFGVRVDAFSFGIGPRLFGVKNRKITFFKEPEGPGTDYRVSLVPIICYVKLLGEGMFEKDRALAPGDLMAKTRGQRFLIMGMGPFMNLLLAVALVAVINIAGTNVAEYLDEKPVIGWIESGSPAEKAGLRIDDEIVRVARRQVKTWTDVQIAVGSNPDREISIEVRRDGQALTVDLLTASVSEYKMGYAGFQAKILTQVQMVVPGSPAEKAGLKGRDVITAIDGRPVYFYQFLDLIRKSADKELSFTVERAGRTLTIPVTPRREGDIGKIGIAQVPKSVVKKFPFFAAIGASVKENLGNVTLVVRVIRGLFTGETPASQLGGPVAIADFSYAALRLGLLPLLGWIAVLSLQLGIINLVLPIPVADGFQMAVLVLEAVFRKDLGPKFRMVLMTIGWVLMLLLTAFVILNDFAKKLPRGWRSVLPF from the coding sequence ATGGCAAACTTCCTGGGAACGATCCTGGCCTTCGTCATCGTCTTTTTCCTGGTCACCTTCGTCCACGAGTTCGGGCATTTCATCATGGCCCGGCGCTTCGGCGTCCGGGTCGACGCCTTCTCTTTCGGCATCGGCCCCCGCCTCTTCGGCGTCAAGAACCGCAAGATCACGTTCTTCAAGGAGCCGGAAGGCCCGGGGACCGATTACCGGGTCAGCCTGGTGCCGATCATCTGCTACGTCAAGCTGCTGGGCGAGGGGATGTTCGAGAAGGACCGGGCCCTAGCCCCGGGCGACCTGATGGCCAAGACGCGCGGCCAGCGCTTCCTGATCATGGGCATGGGCCCGTTCATGAACCTCCTCCTGGCCGTGGCCCTGGTCGCCGTCATCAACATCGCCGGGACCAACGTCGCCGAGTACCTCGACGAGAAGCCGGTCATCGGCTGGATCGAGAGCGGCTCGCCGGCCGAGAAGGCCGGGCTGAGGATCGACGACGAGATCGTCCGTGTCGCCAGGCGCCAGGTCAAGACCTGGACGGACGTCCAGATCGCCGTCGGCTCCAATCCCGACCGCGAGATCTCGATCGAGGTGCGGCGGGACGGCCAGGCCCTGACCGTCGACCTGCTGACCGCGTCGGTGAGCGAATACAAGATGGGCTACGCCGGCTTCCAGGCCAAGATCCTGACCCAGGTCCAGATGGTCGTCCCCGGCTCGCCGGCCGAGAAGGCCGGGCTGAAGGGCAGGGACGTCATCACGGCCATCGACGGCCGGCCGGTCTACTTCTACCAGTTCCTCGACCTGATCCGGAAGAGCGCGGACAAGGAGCTGTCCTTCACCGTGGAGCGGGCCGGCCGGACCCTGACCATCCCGGTCACGCCGCGGCGCGAGGGCGACATCGGCAAGATCGGCATCGCCCAGGTGCCCAAGTCCGTGGTCAAGAAATTCCCCTTCTTCGCGGCCATCGGGGCCTCGGTCAAGGAGAACCTGGGCAACGTGACCCTGGTCGTCCGGGTCATCCGCGGCCTTTTCACCGGCGAGACGCCGGCCAGCCAGCTCGGCGGGCCCGTGGCCATCGCCGATTTCTCCTACGCCGCCCTGCGGCTGGGCCTCCTGCCCCTGCTCGGCTGGATCGCCGTGCTGAGCCTCCAACTGGGGATCATCAACCTCGTTCTGCCGATCCCGGTGGCCGACGGCTTCCAGATGGCCGTGCTGGTCCTCGAGGCCGTATTCCGCAAGGACCTGGGACCGAAGTTCAGGATGGTCCTGATGACGATCGGCTGGGTCCTGATGCTGCTCCTGACCGCGTTCGTCATCCTCAACGATTTCGCCAAGAAGCTGCCCCGGGGCTGGCGCAGCGTGCTGCCCTTCTAG